The Myotis daubentonii chromosome 9, mMyoDau2.1, whole genome shotgun sequence genome has a segment encoding these proteins:
- the LOC132241869 gene encoding olfactory receptor 52Z1P-like: MDRLSASFNVCEVDFDACLIQMFFFHVFSQQCQASSSQWLLSSSWPSLTHSDFDYLSLTTSNYTSTPLIAFLLTGVPGLEDFQIWISIPFSFMYLLAVIGNGLVMAVVAWDRSLHEPMYLFLAMLALNDVLLCTVTVPKMLLIFWQGPSTSTFPACLTQMFFVHALFLSESAVLLAMAFDRYVAICAPLRYATLFTGSLISKVALALVFRSVAVVTPGVLLILRLHFCRSNIIRHTYCENMVIAKLACNSIALNSIYGLTAALLTTGLDFVLISLSYWVILKTVFRLPSREAQTKAFGTCGAHICVILIFYTLAFFSFFTHRFGKHVPRHTLILLANLYLLVPPTMNPIVYGAKTKQIRMKLLVLCNHSK, encoded by the exons atggaccggctttcGGCATCATTCAATGTCTGTGAGGTAGACTTTGATGCCTGCCTCATCCAGATGTTCTTCTTCCATGTTTTTTCTCAACAGTGTCAGGCATCCTCTTCACAGTGGTTGTTGAGCTCTAGTTGGCCATCTCTAACCCACTCAG ACTTTGACTACCTCTCTTTAACAACATCCAACTATACATCCACTCCCCTCATTGCATTTCTGCTAACTGGAGTCCCGGGATTAGAGGACTTCCAAATCTGGATCTCTATCCCTTTCAGCTTTATGTACCTTTTGGCCGTGATAGGCAATGGCCTGGTTATGGCAGTGGTGGCCTGGGACAGGAGTCTCCATGAGCCCATGTATTTGTTCCTGGCCATGCTGGCACTCAATGATGTCCTTCTTTGTACTGTCACAGTGCCCAAAATGCTTCTCATCTTCTGGCAGGGCCCTTCCACATCAACGTTTCCTGCGTGtctcacacagatgttttttGTTCAtgctctattcctctctgaatctGCTGTTCTACTGGCCATGGCTTTTGATCGCTATGTGGCTATCTGTGCACCACTCCGTTATGCAACCCTATTTACAGGCTCTCTCATCAGCAAGGTGGCCTTGGCTCTGGTGTTTCGAAGTGTGGCTGTAGTTACCCCTGGTGTCCTCCTCATTCTTCGTCTACACTTCTGCCGGAGCAACATTATCCGCCATACCTACTGTGAGAACATGGTCATTGCCAAGTTGGCCTGCAATAGCATTGCCCTTAATAGCATTTATGGGCTCACTGCAGCTCTCCTCACTACAGGGCTGGACTTTGTTCTCATATCCCTGTCCTACTGGGTAATCCTGAAAACAGTCTTTAGACTACCGTCTAGAGAGGCCCAGACAAAGGCCTTTGGAACCTGTGGAGCTCATATATGTGTCATCTTGATATTCTACACTCtggccttcttttccttctttaccCATCGCTTTGGAAAACATGTGCCCCGGCACACCCTTATTCTCTTGGCAAACCTCTACTTACTGGTGCCACCTACCATGAACCCCATTGTTTATGGGGCAAAGACTAAACAGATAAGGATGAAACTCCTAGTGCTCTGTAACCATTCAAAATGA